Below is a genomic region from Balneola sp. MJW-20.
ATATATCAGTAATGATACCGCTGCTTTTTTGACCATTGTCAAAGGACACATTCATTTTATCTCCAATGTTAAGATGCTTTCCATCTTCCTGGTCAAAAATAGCCTGTACTTTAAGATTGGTATTTTCACTTAATATGGTGATCACTCGCTCTGATTTGAGACCAAGTTCTGTGTCATTCTTATGAACGGCAGTTACAACTCCTTCTACAGGAGATGAGAAGATCATTTTCATCGTTTGAACTTTCTTAAGTGCTTCAGAACCTTCATTGGCATATGGATCAGCAATCAGAGCCTGTAATCTATTGCGCTGTTGTCTGATCAGAGAAGCCTGTTCATTACTGTTTTCAACTTTGGTTCGAAGACTTACCAGTCGATCTTCTATGGACTTCAGGTCAGAAACGGATGCTACGCCTAAACGAATCTCCCGCTTAACCATTTCTAGTCTGTCCTGATAATAAATCAGCTCAGACCTGGCCTGATCCAGTTCTTTTTGTTTGAGTCTCAGGTCACCTTGTACTTTGTCCAGATCGTCCTGGTACTGAAGGATCCTTTTTTTCAGGTTATCCAGACTGTCGATCGTTTGATTCCATTCAAGGAAAGTAAACTGAAAAAGGGTGTCTGATTTTAAAACGGAGTCTCCGGGCTGAACATAGATCTTTTGTATTCTGATGTCGCTGGGTGAACGTACTTCAAGTTGATTGGTAACTATCCGGCCATCACCGCTGACAAAAAGATTTGCCTTACCAACAAAATAGATCAGCGCAACAATTGCTATAGTGAGGAGTGAGAGATAGACCACCCGATCCCAGTTGGTACTCTTCGGAGCTTCTTTTTCACGCGTGCCCCTGATCTGAGATTTTTTAGAATTAAATTGTCCGCTCTTCATACTTTAAAATGATTAGGTAAAATTTTATTGGGAGCTCATCCAGGAGTCAAGATCATGAATTACAATATTCCGGATCCTGTGCTTTGAGTTCAGCGAATTTAAAGTTTGTTTTAGCTCATTGATTGAGTTGAAATCTTCAGGCCGTAATGCCAGTACAAAGGTGGTTGAGACCTCAGAAATGAAATCCTGAACTGACCGGAAAAGACGATCCGCATCAGTAATACCATAAACCATTAATATCACCGTATCAGAAAGTTGATCTATTTCGTCGATTACGGGTAAATAACTTGTCGGGATAGAAACACTTAATTCAAGTGAATAACGATCAGAATATTCCCTTGCCCTTCTCAGCATCTCAACATACCGTTGTAAATATTCAGAATTTCGCTGGTCCCAGTCATCAAAGGTATGAGGCTCAACATCCAGGTGAATGCCTTTTACACCAAGATCTGCTGCATTTGTGATAAAACTTTCCAGCTCTTGATCGTGATCCTTAAAGATAAGTTGATTATCACCGATCATTAGGTGTACTTCAAGCCCTGGAGAGTTCTTAATTAGGGCGCTGATATTTTCGGATGCAGCCATTGAAGGTCCTCCTGAGGCATAAACAGTTCTTACGTTATTATCAGTAAGAAAGCTTTTAATGGCTGTTTCATCATACTTCTCAAATGAAACAGACCAGATATAGGAACTTAACCGGGTGTTTAGTAGCTCAGTGCTTGAGTCCAGATCCAGGGGTATCAAATAGTTTAAAAGTGATCGTTCGGGTAGCAGGGTCTGAATCCGGATCAGGTTTGTGTACAGGTCCTTTTTAATATCCAGCAGATCAATGGCTGTGGCAAATCGATCCGAGATTGCGTTGAGTAACAGGTTAGGGCTGTAGGAATCGGAGTTGATTGATTGTAGGATCGTTTGCTGTCTCAGAGCCTGCTCCTGACTCTTGTACAACGCATAAACATCCCGATAGGTTTTCAGCTTGCTTTGGTAATCTCTGAATTGATTTAGAACTTCTGTTCTGACAAGTTCAGATCGTTCTTCATTCTCGATCTCTTTGATCCTGATCTCCTGCCGCTGAACAGACCGTTTGCGGTCAATGCTGAGCGGGAGCGGTAAAGAGAAGGTTAGTCCGGCTGAAAAGAATTCACGGTTCTGAAGTTCATTCCCGTTATTCTGAATACCAGAACCACCATAAAGATTATATCTTAAAAAAGTGGTCAGCGTGAATTCACTAAAAAGATTGAATTCCTGATCACTGTAAGGATTTGGTAAGTCCCGGTAGAATGAAAGCCCCTCGTCTAATAGTCTTGGTAGATCTATATCAATGATGGGAAATACCGTAGGATCCGGATAATCTCCGGTATTATAGGCAAGTTGTTCAATATATCTCCGGCTTGCATCGGCTTCGGCCCGGATGGTTCCCTTTTTGGAGGATATATCCAGCACTTCATTCAGTGATACATAATTCATTTCATAAAGAGCAGAGGAAACTTTCTGCTGTTCCTCTAAAATTTTACTGTACTGAAGCAGGAGCTCAGATCTGGACTGGTTATATGCGATCAGAAACTGATTGAATAATTGTTGATAGGATCGTCTGGTGGATTCAATCGTTGCTTCATCTCTTGTCAGTGCAATTTCTCTGCCGATACGGTCTGCATTATCACGATTTTGAAGAAGGCCGTTTTTAAGGATACTCCATTCCAACCCAACATTTGCCCTCCTTTGATAGAAAATACCTTCCGCTCCGAAAACACCTTGCTCCAGATTTTCAATGTATCCGGCACTGATACCAATGCCAATATCATTTTCTTGTATTTCCTTTTGAGACTGAAGCAGACGGATCTCGGCATCATAAAGTACTCCGATGGCGGTGTCGGGTTGAAATACGGGTTTTAATAAGTTCAGATCATACGAACCTGTTGGATCAATAGGACTATGCTCTGTATAATATGATGCGATCGAATCAATGCGGGCTGTGAGTCTGTCCATATCAGCTAACGAAACTGATTGAGCTATCCCACTCCGGGGTATAAAGCACCCGGCAATAAGAACTAAAATAAATATGTAATCTCTTGCTCCCGCACAAGTGATTAACTTCTGGTCACTCACAAATGGATATGTTTGATTGCTAATTATTGAATTGTATTACTTGCCTAAAGCATACCTGAAATTTTTTATAAACAGGCTTTTCATATTCCCCGGCCAAATATACCCTTATAGTATGTTACTTATAATTAATTTTTTTTATGGTTGTATCAGCCTAGAAGAAATGGAGCTTAGATTCCTGAATTTTCCACTTTATTTATTTCGGTCACCATTAAATATAAAACAGATCAGCTTTAGTGTAATAGCCGATTAAGTGGAAATTGTTATCGCATAAGGCGATACTGAAACAAATAATAAGAACTTACTTATTGAAGAATTATAAACGTAACTTAAACACATTGAAATTGTGCATCAATGTATGATATGGAGCAGTGATGGGAATATTTTGGGATCTTATGCAGCAAAGTGAATTAGAAAAACAACAGGCTCACGCTGAAACTCTGGAGGATCGTGTAGAGCAGCTCGAGAAAGAGTTACTAAAGACAAGAGAACTGCTTTCCAAAACACTTCATGCATTGGAAGAACATGTAGGCAAGGATATAGACGGTGATGGGAAAGCCGGATAGTTCAATATCCTGCAGAGCTCTGATAAAAGCAGCTCGTAGTTAGCAATTTAAAGAACTGATTCAACGAAAATCGGATGTTGATAGGACAGGCTCATGGATGAAGTAGGTGGTTTTGGAATTGTAATGGTCATAGCGATCATTTTATTTGCTCGTCTGGGAATGCGATTATTACTCGGCTGGAATAAAAGTAAAAAAGAGAAAGAGAGTTCAGAAAAGTAATAATTAGCTTCTTTTACCGTATTTATAAGCCTGCGGGAA
It encodes:
- a CDS encoding HlyD family secretion protein, coding for MKSGQFNSKKSQIRGTREKEAPKSTNWDRVVYLSLLTIAIVALIYFVGKANLFVSGDGRIVTNQLEVRSPSDIRIQKIYVQPGDSVLKSDTLFQFTFLEWNQTIDSLDNLKKRILQYQDDLDKVQGDLRLKQKELDQARSELIYYQDRLEMVKREIRLGVASVSDLKSIEDRLVSLRTKVENSNEQASLIRQQRNRLQALIADPYANEGSEALKKVQTMKMIFSSPVEGVVTAVHKNDTELGLKSERVITILSENTNLKVQAIFDQEDGKHLNIGDKMNVSFDNGQKSSGIITDIYAAESVVDRPSSSSNNALKFSIQLIAELKPENAQELKTWKANNKMGVTVTKTVF
- a CDS encoding TolC family protein, which translates into the protein MDRLTARIDSIASYYTEHSPIDPTGSYDLNLLKPVFQPDTAIGVLYDAEIRLLQSQKEIQENDIGIGISAGYIENLEQGVFGAEGIFYQRRANVGLEWSILKNGLLQNRDNADRIGREIALTRDEATIESTRRSYQQLFNQFLIAYNQSRSELLLQYSKILEEQQKVSSALYEMNYVSLNEVLDISSKKGTIRAEADASRRYIEQLAYNTGDYPDPTVFPIIDIDLPRLLDEGLSFYRDLPNPYSDQEFNLFSEFTLTTFLRYNLYGGSGIQNNGNELQNREFFSAGLTFSLPLPLSIDRKRSVQRQEIRIKEIENEERSELVRTEVLNQFRDYQSKLKTYRDVYALYKSQEQALRQQTILQSINSDSYSPNLLLNAISDRFATAIDLLDIKKDLYTNLIRIQTLLPERSLLNYLIPLDLDSSTELLNTRLSSYIWSVSFEKYDETAIKSFLTDNNVRTVYASGGPSMAASENISALIKNSPGLEVHLMIGDNQLIFKDHDQELESFITNAADLGVKGIHLDVEPHTFDDWDQRNSEYLQRYVEMLRRAREYSDRYSLELSVSIPTSYLPVIDEIDQLSDTVILMVYGITDADRLFRSVQDFISEVSTTFVLALRPEDFNSINELKQTLNSLNSKHRIRNIVIHDLDSWMSSQ